The Ornithinimicrobium faecis genome includes a window with the following:
- a CDS encoding ribonuclease J: MSHPHPELTAPGPLAKNGLRVVALGGLGEIGRNMAVVEYAGKLLIIDCGVLFPEDEHPGVDLILPDFDYLEGRWDDIVAIVLTHGHEDHIGAVPFLLRRKPDIPLVGSQLTLALIEAKLKEHKITPYTLGVREGDREHLAPFDCEFVAVNHSIPDALAVFVRTPAGTLLHTGDFKMDQVPLDKRITDLRAFARLGEEGVDLFLTDSTNAEMPGFTTAERNIAPAIERVFHHSERRIIVACFSSHVHRVQQVLDAAEESGRKVAMVGRSMIRNMGIAADLGYLRVPDGVLVDLGRLAQLPDDEQVLICTGSQGEPMAALSRMANRDHKIEVGEGDTVLMLSSLIPGNENAVYRVINGLTRLGAKVVHKGNALVHVSGHASAGELLYCYNIVRPKNVMPVHGEWRHLVANGDLAIATGVPEDNVILAEDGVVVDLVDGKASIVGAVDVGYIYVDGSSVGGTTEGLLKDRRILRDEGFVTIIVVRDPSTGKVAAGPEIQTRGFAEDAAVFDKVRPRLEAALEEARANGTTDSHQLQQVIRRTVGSFVGSKLRRRPMIIPIVIDA; the protein is encoded by the coding sequence ATGAGCCACCCGCATCCTGAACTCACCGCCCCAGGCCCCCTCGCGAAGAACGGCCTGCGGGTCGTCGCCCTCGGGGGACTCGGTGAGATCGGCCGCAACATGGCGGTCGTGGAGTATGCCGGCAAGCTGCTGATCATCGACTGCGGCGTCCTCTTCCCCGAGGACGAGCACCCCGGCGTGGACCTGATCCTGCCCGACTTCGACTATCTCGAGGGCCGCTGGGACGACATCGTGGCCATCGTGCTGACCCACGGTCACGAGGACCACATCGGCGCAGTGCCGTTCCTGCTGCGTCGCAAGCCCGACATCCCGCTCGTCGGCTCGCAGCTGACGCTGGCCCTGATCGAGGCCAAGCTCAAGGAGCACAAGATCACGCCCTACACGCTGGGTGTGCGGGAGGGCGATCGCGAGCACCTCGCTCCCTTCGACTGCGAGTTTGTCGCGGTCAACCACTCCATCCCTGACGCGCTCGCGGTCTTCGTGCGGACGCCGGCGGGGACCCTGTTGCACACCGGCGACTTCAAGATGGACCAGGTGCCGCTGGACAAACGGATCACCGACCTGCGTGCGTTCGCCCGGCTGGGGGAGGAGGGGGTCGACCTCTTCCTGACCGACTCCACCAATGCCGAGATGCCCGGGTTCACGACAGCCGAGCGCAACATCGCACCCGCCATCGAGCGCGTCTTCCACCACTCCGAGCGCCGCATCATCGTCGCGTGCTTCTCCTCCCACGTGCACCGCGTCCAGCAGGTGCTGGACGCCGCCGAGGAGTCCGGGCGCAAGGTCGCCATGGTCGGCCGCTCGATGATCCGCAACATGGGCATCGCCGCCGACCTCGGCTATCTGCGGGTGCCGGACGGCGTGCTCGTCGACCTCGGCCGACTGGCCCAGCTGCCCGATGACGAGCAGGTGCTCATCTGCACCGGCTCCCAGGGTGAGCCGATGGCCGCGCTGTCCCGGATGGCCAACCGCGACCACAAGATCGAGGTGGGGGAGGGCGACACCGTCCTGATGCTCTCCTCGCTGATCCCCGGCAACGAGAATGCCGTCTACCGCGTGATCAACGGCCTGACCCGACTGGGCGCCAAGGTGGTCCACAAGGGCAACGCCCTGGTGCACGTCTCCGGTCACGCGAGCGCCGGTGAGCTGCTCTACTGCTACAACATCGTGCGCCCCAAGAACGTGATGCCGGTGCACGGCGAGTGGCGTCACCTGGTGGCCAACGGGGACCTGGCGATCGCCACGGGGGTCCCGGAGGACAACGTGATCCTCGCCGAGGACGGGGTCGTGGTGGACCTGGTCGACGGGAAGGCCAGCATCGTCGGTGCGGTCGATGTCGGCTACATCTACGTCGACGGCTCGTCGGTCGGCGGCACGACGGAGGGCCTGCTCAAGGACCGTCGGATCCTGCGCGACGAGGGCTTCGTGACGATCATCGTGGTGCGCGATCCCTCCACGGGCAAGGTCGCGGCGGGTCCGGAGATCCAGACCCGCGGGTTCGCCGAGGACGCTGCGGTCTTCGACAAGGTGCGGCCGCGTCTGGAGGCCGCACTGGAGGAGGCCCGTGCCAACGGCACCACCGACAGTCACCAACTCCAGCAGGTCATCCGGCGCACCGTCGGATCGTTCGTCGGCAGCAAACTGCGTCGCCGCCCGATGATCATCCCGATCGTCATCGACGCCTGA
- a CDS encoding thymidylate synthase encodes MRQYLDLLTRVRDEGVRKDDRTGTGTLSVFGHQMRFDLTEGFPVLTTKKLHLRSITGELLWFLRGDTNIEWLHERKIRIWDEWADANGDLGPVYGHQWRSWPTPNGETIDQIARVIESIRTNPDSRRHIVTAWNVADVDQMALPPCHTMFQFYVTPGVDGGRGRLSCQLYQRSADIFLGVPFNIASYALLTQMVAQVTDLEVGDFVHTMGDAHLYLNHLDQAQEQLTREPGPLPTLWLNPEIRAIDEFDIEDIEVRDYVAAPTIKAPIAV; translated from the coding sequence ATGCGCCAGTACCTCGACCTGTTGACCCGCGTCCGCGACGAGGGCGTCCGCAAGGACGACCGCACCGGCACCGGGACCCTCTCGGTCTTCGGTCACCAGATGCGATTCGACCTCACCGAGGGCTTCCCCGTGCTGACGACCAAGAAGCTCCACCTGCGCTCCATCACCGGTGAGTTGCTGTGGTTCCTGCGCGGCGACACCAACATCGAGTGGCTGCACGAGCGCAAGATCCGCATCTGGGACGAGTGGGCCGACGCCAACGGCGATCTCGGGCCCGTCTATGGCCACCAGTGGCGCTCCTGGCCGACACCGAACGGCGAGACGATCGACCAGATCGCCCGCGTGATCGAGTCCATCCGCACCAACCCCGACTCTCGCCGCCACATCGTCACTGCGTGGAACGTCGCGGACGTGGACCAGATGGCCCTCCCCCCGTGCCACACGATGTTCCAGTTCTATGTCACGCCAGGCGTGGACGGCGGACGCGGGCGCCTGTCCTGCCAGCTCTATCAGCGCAGCGCCGACATCTTCCTCGGCGTGCCGTTCAACATCGCCAGCTATGCCCTGCTGACTCAGATGGTGGCGCAGGTGACCGACCTGGAGGTCGGCGATTTCGTCCACACGATGGGCGACGCTCACCTCTATCTCAACCACCTCGACCAGGCGCAGGAGCAGCTGACCCGCGAGCCCGGCCCGTTGCCGACACTGTGGCTCAACCCCGAGATCCGGGCGATCGATGAGTTCGATATCGAGGACATCGAGGTGCGCGACTATGTCGCGGCGCCCACCATCAAGGCCCCCATCGCGGTCTGA
- a CDS encoding dihydrofolate reductase translates to MTHFSVVPAAYLVLTRETAGTTEVLLQRRGATGYMEGWWACGAAGHVEAGEPADLAVCREAAEELGVTIDPGSVSLAAVLQRGCVLGGPIEQRIDLFFTASRVSGEPTITEPDKAADLHWWPLDDLPNHVVPHERQVLEQLRDAAAASGPIPQLLTRGFNQSLTLVAAVGRNGVIGDGSSMPWHLPEDLAFFKRTTMGGVMVMGRGTWDSIGRALPGRRTIVVTRDRTWSAPGAEVAHSLPEALLMAGDIEVFIAGGGQIYEQTIAAASRLVITHVEQDPDGMVRFPSIDTSQWRETSREDRDGFAWVEYLRHP, encoded by the coding sequence ATGACTCACTTCTCTGTCGTCCCGGCGGCCTATCTGGTGCTCACCCGGGAGACCGCCGGCACCACCGAGGTGCTCCTGCAGCGGCGCGGAGCCACCGGCTACATGGAGGGGTGGTGGGCCTGCGGGGCGGCTGGTCACGTTGAGGCCGGCGAGCCGGCCGACCTGGCCGTATGCCGTGAGGCGGCCGAGGAGCTCGGCGTCACCATCGATCCTGGTTCCGTCAGCCTGGCCGCCGTCCTGCAGCGCGGCTGCGTGCTCGGGGGGCCGATCGAGCAACGGATCGACCTGTTCTTCACCGCTTCGCGCGTCAGCGGTGAGCCGACCATCACCGAGCCGGACAAGGCCGCCGACCTGCACTGGTGGCCCCTGGACGACCTCCCCAACCACGTGGTCCCGCACGAGCGCCAGGTGCTCGAGCAGTTGCGTGACGCGGCGGCCGCCTCCGGGCCGATCCCTCAGTTGCTCACCCGCGGCTTCAACCAGAGCCTGACGCTGGTCGCCGCGGTCGGGCGCAACGGCGTGATCGGTGACGGGTCGTCGATGCCGTGGCACCTTCCCGAGGACCTGGCCTTCTTCAAGCGCACGACGATGGGCGGGGTGATGGTGATGGGCCGCGGCACCTGGGACTCCATCGGCCGCGCCCTTCCCGGGCGGCGCACCATCGTCGTGACCCGCGACCGGACATGGTCCGCACCCGGTGCCGAGGTGGCACACTCGCTGCCCGAGGCGCTCCTCATGGCCGGTGACATCGAGGTCTTCATCGCCGGCGGCGGCCAGATCTATGAGCAGACGATCGCGGCCGCCTCCCGCCTGGTGATCACCCATGTCGAGCAGGACCCCGATGGCATGGTGCGCTTCCCATCCATCGACACGTCTCAGTGGCGCGAGACCAGCCGCGAGGATCGCGACGGTTTCGCCTGGGTGGAATACCTCCGCCACCCCTGA
- a CDS encoding ArsR/SmtB family transcription factor: MAWCASHPSTRLSGARPAARIATVSPGWNTSATPDPLPLPIRRRLVELLAESDQTAGDLTSVIREEFGISQPAVSNHLRVLRDSGFAVAQREGSRQRYRLEAERLSEVDVWLHKHRARWTVAFDALETELHRGARQRPTHTPPHQDRTDR; this comes from the coding sequence ATGGCATGGTGCGCTTCCCATCCATCGACACGTCTCAGTGGCGCGAGACCAGCCGCGAGGATCGCGACGGTTTCGCCTGGGTGGAATACCTCCGCCACCCCTGACCCCCTCCCCCTTCCGATCCGGCGACGTCTGGTGGAGCTCCTGGCGGAGTCCGACCAGACTGCGGGAGACCTCACTTCGGTGATCCGCGAGGAGTTCGGCATCAGCCAACCCGCAGTCTCGAACCACCTTCGGGTGCTGCGTGACTCCGGTTTCGCCGTGGCTCAGCGCGAGGGATCTCGTCAGCGATATCGCCTGGAGGCCGAGCGCCTCTCGGAAGTCGATGTGTGGCTTCACAAGCATCGTGCCCGTTGGACGGTTGCCTTTGATGCCCTCGAGACGGAGCTCCACCGGGGCGCCCGCCAGCGGCCCACACACACCCCTCCTCACCAGGACAGGACAGACCGATGA
- a CDS encoding SRPBCC domain-containing protein → MTLSTITRILHGTPDQPTLSFARDYAFSPADLWSALTDATRLSRWFGHFDGPAPQRVGDTFVVDLGGGDADRATGTVTTCEPEHSLSYGWQWQDERPSQVQVTLEPNGAGTRLRLRHTLAEPDHVVGYGGGWEQMLMALDDELTGTTTTQSTHEAVEQEGNRAWGALLSEAGQRDGAVDGAQGT, encoded by the coding sequence ATGACGCTTTCCACCATCACCCGCATCCTTCACGGGACGCCGGACCAGCCGACCCTGAGCTTCGCGCGGGACTACGCCTTCTCCCCCGCCGACTTGTGGAGCGCCCTCACAGACGCGACCCGCTTGAGCCGCTGGTTCGGTCACTTCGACGGGCCCGCGCCCCAGCGCGTCGGCGACACCTTCGTCGTCGACCTCGGCGGAGGGGACGCGGACCGGGCCACGGGGACCGTGACGACCTGCGAGCCGGAGCACTCGCTGAGTTATGGCTGGCAGTGGCAGGACGAGCGTCCGAGCCAGGTGCAGGTGACGCTCGAGCCGAACGGTGCAGGGACACGACTACGGCTGCGTCACACGCTCGCCGAGCCCGACCACGTCGTGGGCTACGGCGGTGGCTGGGAGCAGATGCTGATGGCCCTCGACGACGAGCTCACCGGGACGACCACCACGCAGAGCACCCACGAGGCCGTTGAGCAGGAGGGCAACCGGGCCTGGGGCGCTTTGCTCTCAGAAGCTGGACAGCGTGATGGGGCCGTTGACGGCGCCCAGGGGACCTAG
- the paaE gene encoding 1,2-phenylacetyl-CoA epoxidase subunit PaaE — MHLTTTKPKRHRAVFHGLTISRVERLTDEAVAISFTVPPALRDEYAFEPGQHLTVRATIGGEDLRRSYSICVSRKRAQQTGELRVATARVPEGAMSNWLHDNAEPGEVLQVMTPIGGFTCPTDPGVARHHVAIAAGSGITPVMSLLSTALEEEPDSQATLVFGNRRTDTIMFLEELMDLKNRFPDRFQLFNVLSREVQDVELFSGRLDRDRLEGFFESFISVGDVDEWYLCGPLGMVETAREVLAEHDVDREHVHHEVFHVEDTKPPAPPPPPDAKPLATVTITLDGRTTQVPVKSQSESILAATLRERPDAPFSCTNGVCGTCRARVVEGEVRMDRNYALEDEEVDAGIVLTCQSHPVTDAVVIDYDA, encoded by the coding sequence ATGCACCTGACCACCACCAAGCCCAAGCGGCACCGCGCCGTCTTCCACGGGCTCACCATCAGTCGTGTCGAGCGGCTCACCGACGAGGCTGTCGCGATCAGTTTCACGGTGCCCCCCGCGCTGCGCGATGAGTATGCCTTCGAGCCCGGACAGCACCTGACGGTGCGCGCCACGATCGGCGGTGAGGACCTGCGGCGCTCCTACTCGATCTGTGTCTCGCGGAAGCGGGCCCAGCAGACGGGCGAGCTGCGGGTGGCGACCGCCCGGGTGCCAGAGGGGGCGATGTCCAACTGGCTGCACGACAACGCCGAGCCCGGTGAGGTGCTCCAGGTGATGACGCCGATCGGCGGCTTCACCTGCCCCACTGATCCCGGGGTCGCCCGACATCACGTCGCGATCGCCGCCGGGTCGGGCATCACGCCCGTCATGTCGCTGCTGAGCACGGCACTGGAGGAGGAGCCTGACTCCCAGGCCACCCTCGTCTTCGGCAACCGGCGCACGGACACGATCATGTTCCTCGAGGAGCTGATGGACCTCAAGAACCGGTTCCCCGACCGGTTCCAGCTGTTCAACGTGCTCTCCCGCGAGGTCCAGGACGTCGAGCTGTTCTCCGGCCGCCTCGATCGCGACCGGCTGGAGGGCTTCTTCGAGTCCTTCATCTCCGTCGGCGACGTCGACGAGTGGTATCTTTGCGGGCCGCTCGGCATGGTCGAGACCGCTCGGGAGGTCCTCGCCGAGCACGACGTCGACCGCGAGCATGTGCACCACGAGGTCTTCCACGTCGAGGACACCAAGCCGCCGGCGCCACCGCCCCCTCCGGACGCGAAACCGCTGGCCACAGTCACCATCACCCTCGACGGTCGCACCACGCAGGTCCCGGTGAAGAGCCAGTCCGAGTCGATCCTCGCAGCGACCCTGCGCGAGCGTCCGGATGCGCCATTCAGCTGCACCAATGGTGTCTGTGGCACGTGTCGGGCACGCGTCGTGGAGGGCGAGGTGCGGATGGACCGCAACTATGCCCTGGAGGACGAGGAGGTCGACGCCGGCATCGTGCTGACCTGCCAGTCGCACCCGGTCACCGACGCGGTCGTCATCGACTACGACGCCTGA
- the paaD gene encoding 1,2-phenylacetyl-CoA epoxidase subunit PaaD: MTVVTGIEAAIRDIPDPEIPVISIDDLGIVRDITVEDGTVHVTITPTYSGCPAVQAITDHIKHTVRAHGLVPDVVTTLSPAWTTDWMSEQGRESLRRFGIAPPSGSGPARPSGPVVVDLSVRQVVCPSCGSADTEELSRFGSTACKALRRCRSCREPFEEFKAT; this comes from the coding sequence ATGACTGTGGTGACCGGCATCGAGGCGGCCATCCGCGACATCCCGGACCCGGAGATCCCGGTGATCAGCATCGATGACCTGGGCATTGTCCGGGACATCACCGTCGAGGACGGCACGGTCCACGTGACGATCACCCCGACCTACAGCGGCTGCCCTGCGGTGCAGGCGATCACAGACCACATCAAGCACACGGTGCGAGCGCACGGGTTGGTCCCCGACGTGGTGACCACGCTGTCACCTGCCTGGACCACCGACTGGATGAGCGAGCAGGGCCGGGAGTCGTTGCGGCGCTTCGGAATTGCTCCGCCGAGTGGGTCTGGGCCAGCGCGTCCCAGCGGCCCCGTCGTGGTGGACCTCTCGGTCCGCCAGGTAGTCTGCCCGAGCTGTGGCTCCGCCGACACTGAGGAGCTGTCCCGCTTCGGCTCGACCGCGTGCAAGGCGCTCCGGCGCTGCCGTTCCTGCCGGGAGCCGTTCGAGGAGTTCAAGGCGACCTGA
- the paaC gene encoding 1,2-phenylacetyl-CoA epoxidase subunit PaaC: protein MSEHLATTTTGDRAAGPSEHVAYLLGLADDALIYAQRLGEWLTRAPQIEEDLALGNVGLDLLGQARSLLTRAGELEGAGRDEDDLAYLRDEREFRNVHLVEQPRADFGHEMARMLWFASYQHELYAELVTSADEVLAAVAAKAIKEVTYHRDHAGQWVVRLGDGTEESHARMQAGLEAVLPFLAELFDDDPASVWAAEAGVGVLPSSLHDRAVAHVTAVVEQATLTLPEDSRWRSRGGRAGIHSAPMGYLLAEMQHIHRSHPGAKW, encoded by the coding sequence GTGAGTGAGCACCTCGCGACGACCACCACCGGAGACCGTGCCGCTGGGCCCAGCGAGCACGTCGCCTATCTGCTGGGTCTGGCCGACGACGCCCTGATCTATGCCCAGCGGCTGGGGGAGTGGCTGACCCGCGCCCCCCAGATCGAGGAGGACCTCGCCCTGGGCAACGTCGGGCTTGACCTGCTCGGCCAGGCTCGCTCCCTGCTGACCCGGGCGGGTGAGTTGGAGGGAGCCGGGCGCGACGAGGACGACCTTGCCTATCTGCGCGACGAGCGTGAGTTCCGCAACGTGCACCTGGTTGAGCAGCCGCGGGCCGATTTCGGTCACGAGATGGCTCGGATGCTGTGGTTCGCGTCCTACCAACACGAGCTGTATGCCGAGCTGGTCACCTCGGCGGACGAGGTGCTGGCCGCTGTCGCGGCCAAGGCCATCAAGGAGGTGACCTATCACCGTGACCACGCGGGCCAGTGGGTCGTGCGCCTCGGCGACGGCACCGAGGAGTCACACGCCAGGATGCAGGCGGGCCTGGAGGCGGTCCTGCCCTTTCTGGCGGAGCTGTTCGATGACGACCCCGCCAGTGTCTGGGCAGCCGAAGCAGGTGTCGGGGTGCTGCCCTCGAGCCTGCACGATCGCGCGGTGGCCCACGTCACCGCAGTGGTGGAGCAGGCGACCCTGACCCTGCCCGAGGATTCCCGGTGGCGCTCGCGTGGGGGGCGAGCCGGCATCCACTCCGCGCCGATGGGTTATCTGCTCGCTGAGATGCAGCACATCCATCGCAGCCACCCCGGGGCAAAGTGGTGA
- the paaB gene encoding 1,2-phenylacetyl-CoA epoxidase subunit PaaB: MTDTAQTPRDNWPLWEVFVRGKRGLSHVHSGSLHAPDAEMALRNARDLYTRRQEGVSIWVLRSEDIVASSPDERDSFFDPAGDKVYRHASFYDVPKDVEYL; the protein is encoded by the coding sequence ATGACGGACACTGCGCAGACCCCACGGGACAACTGGCCGCTCTGGGAGGTCTTTGTCCGCGGCAAGCGCGGCCTGTCCCACGTGCACTCCGGCTCCTTGCATGCACCGGACGCTGAGATGGCGCTGCGCAACGCCCGTGACCTCTACACCCGCCGCCAGGAGGGTGTCTCGATCTGGGTGCTCCGCTCGGAGGACATCGTCGCGAGCAGCCCCGACGAGCGGGACAGCTTCTTTGACCCCGCCGGCGACAAGGTCTATCGGCACGCCTCGTTCTATGACGTGCCCAAGGACGTGGAGTACCTGTGA
- the paaA gene encoding 1,2-phenylacetyl-CoA epoxidase subunit PaaA translates to MYGNDFGEPLNAAETPDYADAVQEYFDGLIGADQRIEPRDAMPEGYRKTLIRQIAQHAHSEIIGMQPEGNWISRAPSLRRKAILMAKVQDEAGHGLYLYSAAETLGVDRAELLDKLHSGQQKYSSIFNYPTLTWADAGAIGWLVDGAAIMNQVPLCRCSYGPYARAMIRVCKEESFHQRQGFEILWTLSNGTEGQKAMAQDAANRWWWPSLMMFGPPDTGEAAAGGHTEQNMAWGIKRFSNDDLRQKFVDMTVPQAQKLGLELPDPDLRWNEERGHWDFGPIDWDEFWRVLKGDGPCNEERITHRRTAHEEGAWVREAANAYAAKHTAKEAVA, encoded by the coding sequence ATGTATGGCAATGACTTTGGCGAGCCCCTCAACGCGGCCGAGACCCCGGACTATGCGGACGCCGTCCAGGAGTATTTCGACGGCCTGATCGGCGCAGACCAGCGGATCGAGCCGCGCGATGCCATGCCCGAGGGCTATCGCAAGACCCTGATCCGGCAGATTGCTCAGCACGCGCACTCCGAGATCATCGGGATGCAGCCGGAGGGCAACTGGATCAGCCGGGCGCCCAGTCTGCGCCGCAAGGCGATCCTGATGGCCAAGGTGCAGGACGAGGCGGGTCACGGGCTCTACCTCTACTCCGCCGCCGAGACCCTCGGTGTCGACCGTGCCGAGCTGCTCGACAAGCTGCACTCCGGCCAGCAGAAGTACTCCTCGATCTTTAACTATCCGACGCTGACCTGGGCGGACGCCGGTGCGATCGGCTGGCTCGTCGATGGCGCCGCGATCATGAACCAGGTGCCGCTGTGTCGCTGCTCCTACGGGCCGTATGCCCGCGCGATGATCCGAGTCTGCAAGGAGGAGTCCTTCCACCAGCGACAGGGCTTCGAGATCCTCTGGACGCTGAGCAACGGCACTGAGGGGCAGAAGGCGATGGCGCAGGACGCCGCCAACCGGTGGTGGTGGCCCTCCCTGATGATGTTCGGTCCGCCGGACACCGGCGAGGCCGCCGCGGGTGGCCACACCGAGCAGAACATGGCCTGGGGCATCAAACGCTTCAGCAATGACGACCTGCGGCAGAAGTTTGTGGACATGACCGTCCCCCAGGCGCAGAAGCTCGGCCTCGAGCTGCCCGACCCCGACCTGAGGTGGAACGAGGAGCGCGGGCACTGGGACTTCGGACCGATCGACTGGGACGAGTTCTGGCGGGTCCTCAAGGGCGACGGCCCCTGCAACGAGGAGCGGATCACCCACCGCCGCACCGCCCACGAGGAGGGCGCGTGGGTGCGCGAGGCCGCCAATGCCTATGCCGCCAAGCACACCGCCAAGGAGGCCGTCGCATGA
- a CDS encoding cell wall-binding repeat-containing protein has translation MTTRHHTGWRSLAAGAATAALLATAAPALAATLGDWDVTGIQFINADCSRNEYVVNATFTGTVDDGGGFDKVRVEVWDDGTLKDFRVVEVAVGETVDNTSFLSFVGTYLSGVPGVGILLSDADAAGEAGPVLDAVDPFYPEDEDGPCEFNVERIGGANRIETAALLAQRFIMADTVVITTATDFPDALTAAPLANQLAGPLLLTAPTHLPAVTAAEITRLQPTNIVIVGGETAVHPDVEAALTAIAPPGATVTRLSGANRYETAVAVAAEITQDSSPQMYLATGQDFPDALVLSALASRESAPLVLAQAGHLPAATADFLAAAGYDDLYAAGGTAVLSDSVVDGAAAVQGATAHRFAGLDRYETASLVLQEFPAEGDVMVATGETFPDALTAVPVAGRTGAGIALSQTDHVPAAAITEIQRLTSGFAFPLVTIVGGEVALTATVHDELLALFTTAGDRAQLPRDELDSNYPG, from the coding sequence ATGACCACACGCCATCACACTGGTTGGCGGTCCCTGGCTGCCGGCGCCGCCACCGCGGCACTGCTCGCCACCGCCGCCCCTGCCCTCGCCGCCACCCTGGGTGACTGGGACGTCACGGGCATCCAGTTCATCAATGCTGACTGCTCCCGGAATGAATACGTCGTCAACGCCACCTTCACCGGCACGGTCGATGACGGCGGCGGCTTCGACAAGGTCCGCGTCGAGGTCTGGGACGACGGCACCCTCAAGGACTTCCGGGTCGTTGAGGTCGCGGTCGGTGAGACCGTTGACAACACCTCGTTCCTCAGCTTCGTCGGCACCTATCTCAGCGGTGTGCCGGGGGTCGGGATCCTCCTCTCTGACGCGGACGCCGCCGGCGAGGCCGGGCCGGTTCTCGACGCCGTTGACCCGTTCTATCCCGAGGACGAGGACGGCCCGTGCGAGTTCAATGTGGAGCGGATCGGCGGAGCCAACCGCATCGAGACGGCCGCGCTGCTCGCGCAACGCTTCATCATGGCCGACACGGTGGTCATCACCACGGCCACCGACTTTCCGGACGCGCTGACCGCAGCCCCTCTGGCCAACCAGTTGGCAGGCCCGTTGCTGCTCACCGCGCCGACGCACCTGCCGGCCGTGACCGCGGCCGAGATCACCCGGCTCCAGCCGACCAACATCGTGATCGTGGGCGGAGAGACTGCGGTGCACCCGGACGTCGAGGCGGCGCTGACCGCGATCGCACCACCGGGGGCGACGGTGACCCGGCTGTCCGGCGCCAACCGCTATGAGACGGCGGTGGCTGTCGCCGCCGAGATCACCCAGGACAGCAGCCCGCAGATGTATCTGGCCACCGGGCAGGACTTTCCCGACGCCCTGGTCCTCAGCGCCCTCGCCTCACGAGAGAGCGCGCCGCTGGTGCTGGCGCAGGCCGGGCACCTCCCGGCTGCGACAGCTGACTTCCTCGCCGCTGCCGGCTATGACGACCTCTATGCCGCTGGCGGCACGGCGGTGCTCAGCGACTCGGTCGTGGACGGCGCAGCCGCGGTCCAGGGTGCCACCGCCCACCGGTTCGCCGGGCTCGATCGCTATGAGACCGCGTCCCTGGTGCTCCAGGAGTTCCCGGCCGAGGGCGATGTCATGGTCGCCACCGGTGAGACCTTCCCCGACGCCCTGACGGCCGTGCCGGTTGCCGGTCGCACAGGCGCTGGCATCGCCCTCTCCCAGACCGATCACGTCCCGGCAGCGGCCATCACCGAGATCCAACGGCTGACCAGCGGGTTCGCCTTTCCGTTGGTCACCATCGTCGGCGGTGAGGTCGCCCTGACCGCCACCGTCCACGACGAGCTGCTGGCGCTGTTCACCACCGCTGGGGACCGCGCCCAGCTCCCCAGGGACGAACTGGACAGCAACTACCCTGGATGA
- a CDS encoding GNAT family N-acetyltransferase, translating into MSHSHHHEPGPLADASVRTGRVSDAPAVGLVQATVWSHTFADRVPQEVLDTFEAPAFGSVWRRSLANPPSPLHRLLVACAGDQVVGFAAIGPAEVTDESVSDTDGELLVLAVHPEARRDGHGSRLLNAAADTLRAGDRTAVLAWLLADDEQSRAFTDVAGLAPDGAWRERVVGPGGETVREIRVRAEL; encoded by the coding sequence GTGAGCCATTCCCACCACCACGAGCCCGGTCCCCTCGCTGACGCCAGCGTCCGCACGGGGCGGGTCAGTGATGCCCCCGCCGTGGGGCTGGTCCAAGCCACGGTGTGGAGCCACACCTTCGCTGACCGCGTCCCGCAGGAGGTGCTCGACACGTTCGAGGCGCCTGCGTTCGGCTCGGTCTGGCGTCGCTCCCTGGCAAACCCGCCGAGCCCGCTGCACCGGCTGCTGGTCGCCTGTGCGGGCGACCAGGTCGTCGGGTTTGCCGCCATCGGCCCTGCTGAGGTCACCGACGAGTCCGTCTCCGACACCGACGGCGAGCTCCTCGTGCTGGCCGTGCACCCCGAGGCGCGCCGGGACGGGCACGGTTCTCGCCTGCTCAACGCGGCCGCCGACACGCTCCGGGCCGGCGATCGCACCGCCGTCCTCGCCTGGCTCCTCGCCGACGACGAGCAGAGTCGGGCGTTCACCGATGTCGCCGGCCTCGCCCCCGACGGCGCCTGGCGTGAGCGCGTGGTGGGTCCGGGCGGTGAGACGGTCCGCGAGATCCGCGTGCGAGCCGAGTTGTGA